In Xanthomonas sp. SI, the following are encoded in one genomic region:
- the dinG gene encoding ATP-dependent DNA helicase DinG, translating to MEKAAPTRQLTDEMKAGIRDAYTKLQANTPGFMVRRAQSQMIGVVSRALGTSGGVGVAEAPTGVGKSLGYLTAGVPIALASKKKLVISTGTVALQSQLVERDIPAFLKATGIEATVALAKGRTRYLCARNVAELHGEAAQNSMFEDEAPLYDRPLSPAEAEQARALAKAYADKTWNGDLDTAPEPIPASLRARITTNAAGCAGRRCSFAVQCPVLKARSDVRDAQIVVTNHALLLSALALGDSDNGQPLIAPPADMLLVLDEGHHIAGVAIDQGAANLALDDMARRTGRLQALVGAAYRLADKDTIGNQLPNEAIELATQVSKGLKTFRAEIERAWVPEPGQEEPMWRAPNGRLPEDWKPFIDAQAQDTAALLNWVQAAHQLVAKSKQEDAAKERLQRSLGMALEMVEQQYALWLGWRREDQDGQAPMARWITLSRDADLVCHCSPVSAAQVLRALLWSEVDSAVLTSATLTGGGDFQALAIDNGLPAHAEMVSLSSPFDLPNQAELIVPKFPVAPDDREGHPREVARYLVKELDWGKGSIVLFTSRWKMLKVADLLPIAQRNRVLVQGDGSKSQMIGEHMRRIGAGEGSVLFGLNSFGEGLDLPGEACTTVVITQVPFAVPTDPQTATLGEWFESRGLNAFNLIAVPHALRTLTQFAGRLIRSSSDHGRVIILDSRLLTKRYGKRIIDALPPFKRVIG from the coding sequence ATGGAAAAGGCAGCACCCACGCGGCAGTTGACCGACGAGATGAAGGCCGGCATCCGCGACGCCTACACCAAGCTGCAGGCCAACACGCCCGGCTTCATGGTGCGCCGCGCGCAGAGCCAGATGATCGGGGTGGTGTCGCGCGCGCTGGGCACCTCCGGCGGCGTCGGTGTGGCCGAGGCGCCGACCGGCGTCGGCAAGAGCCTGGGCTACCTCACCGCCGGGGTGCCGATCGCGCTGGCCAGCAAGAAGAAGCTGGTGATCAGCACCGGCACCGTGGCATTGCAGTCGCAGCTGGTGGAACGCGATATCCCCGCCTTCCTCAAGGCCACCGGCATCGAGGCGACGGTGGCGCTGGCCAAGGGCCGCACCCGCTACCTGTGCGCGCGCAACGTCGCCGAACTGCATGGCGAAGCAGCGCAGAACAGCATGTTCGAGGACGAGGCGCCGCTGTACGACCGCCCGCTGAGCCCGGCCGAGGCCGAACAGGCGCGCGCGCTGGCCAAGGCCTACGCCGACAAGACCTGGAACGGCGATCTGGACACCGCGCCGGAGCCGATCCCGGCGTCGTTGCGCGCGCGCATCACCACCAACGCCGCCGGCTGCGCCGGGCGCCGCTGCTCGTTCGCGGTGCAATGCCCGGTGCTGAAGGCGCGCAGCGACGTGCGCGATGCGCAGATCGTGGTCACCAACCATGCGCTGCTGCTGTCGGCGCTGGCGTTGGGCGACAGCGACAACGGCCAGCCGCTGATCGCGCCGCCGGCGGACATGCTGCTGGTGCTCGACGAGGGCCACCACATCGCCGGCGTCGCCATCGACCAGGGCGCCGCAAACCTGGCGCTGGACGACATGGCGCGGCGCACCGGCCGCCTGCAGGCGCTGGTCGGCGCCGCCTATCGGCTGGCCGACAAGGACACCATCGGCAACCAGCTGCCGAACGAAGCGATCGAACTGGCGACCCAGGTCAGCAAGGGGCTGAAAACCTTCCGCGCCGAGATCGAACGCGCCTGGGTGCCGGAGCCAGGCCAGGAAGAGCCGATGTGGCGCGCGCCCAACGGGCGCCTGCCCGAGGACTGGAAACCCTTCATCGATGCGCAGGCGCAGGACACCGCCGCGCTGCTCAACTGGGTGCAGGCCGCGCATCAACTGGTGGCCAAGTCCAAGCAGGAAGACGCGGCCAAGGAGCGCCTGCAGCGCAGCCTGGGCATGGCCCTGGAGATGGTCGAGCAGCAATACGCGCTGTGGCTGGGCTGGCGCCGCGAGGACCAGGACGGACAAGCGCCGATGGCGCGCTGGATCACCCTGTCGCGCGATGCCGACCTCGTCTGCCATTGCTCGCCGGTCTCGGCTGCGCAGGTGCTGCGCGCGCTGTTGTGGAGCGAAGTGGACTCGGCGGTGCTGACCTCGGCCACGCTGACCGGCGGCGGCGATTTCCAGGCGCTGGCGATCGACAACGGCCTGCCCGCGCATGCGGAGATGGTGTCGCTGTCCTCGCCGTTCGACCTGCCCAACCAGGCCGAGCTGATCGTGCCGAAATTCCCGGTGGCGCCGGACGACCGCGAAGGCCATCCGCGCGAGGTCGCGCGCTACCTGGTCAAGGAACTGGACTGGGGCAAGGGCTCGATCGTGCTGTTCACCTCGCGCTGGAAGATGCTCAAGGTCGCCGACCTGTTGCCGATCGCGCAGCGCAACCGCGTGCTGGTGCAGGGCGATGGTTCCAAGTCGCAGATGATCGGCGAACACATGCGCCGCATCGGTGCCGGCGAAGGCTCGGTGCTGTTCGGTTTGAATTCCTTCGGCGAAGGCCTGGACCTGCCCGGCGAGGCCTGCACCACCGTGGTCATCACCCAGGTGCCGTTCGCGGTGCCGACCGACCCGCAGACCGCCACCCTCGGCGAGTGGTTCGAAAGCCGCGGCCTCAACGCCTTCAACCTGATCGCAGTGCCGCACGCGCTGCGCACGCTGACCCAGTTCGCCGGTCGCCTGATCCGCAGTTCCAGCGACCACGGCCGCGTCATCATTCTCGATTCGCGCTTGCTGACCAAGCGCTACGGCAAGCGCATCATCGATGCGCTGCCGCCGTTCAAGCGGGTGATCGGCTAG
- the hemB gene encoding porphobilinogen synthase yields MAHPHYRPRRMRRDDFSRRLMRENTLTADDLIWPVFVHELSGRAPIASMPGVERLSIDDLLKEAETALELGIPVIDLFPVIDPSGKSLDAAEAWNENGLAQRAVRALKARFPELGVMTDVALDPYTTHGQDGIIDARGYVLNDITVDALVKQSLSHAQAGVDIVSPSDMMDGRIGAIRRALDAEAHLHVRIMAYSAKYASAFYGPFRDAVGSAGNLGKADKSTYQMDPANGDEAMREIALDLEEGADMVMVKPGMPYLDVVRRVKDEFRVPTFAYQVSGEYAMLKAAAANGWLDERKCVLESLMAFKRAGADGVLTYFAPQVARWLREAR; encoded by the coding sequence ATGGCCCATCCCCATTACCGCCCCCGGCGCATGCGCCGCGACGACTTTTCGCGCCGGTTGATGCGCGAGAACACCCTGACCGCCGACGACCTGATCTGGCCGGTGTTCGTGCATGAACTGTCTGGCCGCGCGCCGATCGCCTCGATGCCGGGCGTGGAGCGGCTGTCGATCGACGACCTGCTGAAGGAAGCCGAGACCGCGCTGGAACTGGGCATCCCGGTGATCGACCTGTTTCCGGTCATCGACCCGTCCGGCAAGAGCCTGGACGCGGCCGAGGCCTGGAACGAGAACGGCCTGGCGCAGCGCGCGGTGCGCGCGTTGAAGGCGCGCTTCCCCGAACTGGGGGTGATGACCGATGTGGCGCTGGACCCTTACACCACCCATGGCCAGGACGGCATCATCGACGCGCGCGGCTATGTGCTCAACGACATCACCGTCGATGCGCTGGTCAAGCAGTCGCTGTCGCACGCGCAGGCCGGCGTGGACATCGTCTCGCCCTCGGACATGATGGACGGGCGCATCGGCGCGATCCGCCGCGCGCTGGATGCCGAGGCGCACCTGCACGTGCGCATCATGGCCTATTCGGCCAAGTACGCCTCGGCGTTCTATGGCCCGTTCCGCGACGCGGTCGGCAGCGCCGGCAACCTCGGCAAGGCCGACAAAAGCACCTACCAGATGGACCCGGCCAACGGCGACGAGGCCATGCGCGAGATCGCGCTGGACCTGGAGGAAGGCGCCGACATGGTCATGGTCAAGCCCGGCATGCCGTACCTGGACGTGGTGCGGCGAGTGAAGGACGAGTTCCGTGTGCCGACCTTCGCCTACCAGGTCAGCGGCGAGTACGCGATGCTCAAGGCCGCCGCCGCCAACGGCTGGCTGGACGAACGCAAGTGCGTGCTGGAATCGCTGATGGCGTTCAAGCGCGCCGGTGCCGATGGCGTGCTGACCTATTTCGCGCCGCAGGTGGCGCGCTGGCTGCGCGAGGCGCGTTGA
- a CDS encoding DNA/RNA non-specific endonuclease: MSFSLRGCLVLLALFTAQTAMAATSCATLYAGGKPPSVDASLTARTTEVCHTEYAILASGVTKGPLYSAEHLTDQQVAGAEAIGRVGSFHEETAIPAADRSKSSDYTNTGFDRGHMTPAGDASTESTEKETFSMANVVPQDHKLNTGEWARIEEQVRQLAKQRGEIYVVTGPAFDDKVTTIGTDKVEVADYVWKAVYEPGVGAAAYLCVNDDSITCDVVSIDDVITMASVDPFPSISAAMKSTPIALTMP; this comes from the coding sequence ATGTCCTTCTCCCTGCGCGGTTGTCTGGTTCTGCTTGCGTTGTTCACGGCCCAAACGGCGATGGCCGCCACCAGTTGCGCCACGCTGTACGCAGGCGGCAAACCGCCGAGCGTGGACGCCTCGCTGACCGCGCGCACCACCGAGGTCTGCCACACCGAATACGCGATCCTGGCCTCGGGCGTGACCAAGGGCCCGCTGTACTCCGCCGAGCACCTGACCGACCAGCAGGTCGCCGGTGCCGAGGCGATCGGCCGGGTCGGTTCGTTCCACGAGGAAACCGCCATTCCCGCCGCCGACCGCTCCAAGAGCTCGGACTACACCAACACCGGGTTCGACCGCGGCCACATGACTCCGGCCGGCGACGCCTCGACCGAGAGCACGGAGAAGGAGACCTTCTCGATGGCCAACGTGGTCCCGCAGGACCACAAGCTCAACACCGGCGAATGGGCGCGCATCGAAGAGCAGGTGCGGCAGCTGGCCAAGCAGCGCGGCGAGATCTACGTGGTGACCGGCCCGGCCTTCGACGACAAGGTGACGACCATCGGCACCGACAAGGTGGAAGTGGCGGACTACGTCTGGAAGGCAGTGTACGAGCCGGGCGTCGGCGCGGCCGCCTACCTGTGCGTGAACGACGACAGCATCACCTGCGACGTGGTGTCGATCGACGACGTGATCACCATGGCCAGCGTCGATCCGTTCCCGTCGATCTCCGCGGCGATGAAATCGACGCCGATCGCGTTGACGATGCCTTGA
- a CDS encoding LysR family transcriptional regulator, with amino-acid sequence MDNAIGWELYRSFLAVLEEGSLSAAARALDLTQPTVGRHVAALEKALAVPLFVRSQSGLLPTDAALALRGHAQAMGSIAASLQRAAGRHGEAVQGTVRISASEVIGAEVLPPVLAGLRRTHPQLRLELVLSNRVQDLLHREADVAVRMTRPQQDLLIARRIGEIALGLYADRDYLAQHGTPQDLEELAQHALVGFDAETPFLRAARAALPQWRREAFALRADSDLAQLALIRAGCGIGFFQAALARRTPSLLPVLPQQVHLGLETWITMHQDLRGSAACSAVFAALAEAMTAHVA; translated from the coding sequence ATGGACAACGCAATCGGTTGGGAGCTCTATCGGTCATTCCTCGCGGTGCTGGAGGAGGGCTCGCTGTCGGCGGCGGCGCGTGCGCTGGATCTGACCCAGCCCACGGTCGGCCGGCATGTGGCGGCGCTGGAGAAGGCGCTGGCGGTGCCGTTGTTCGTGCGCTCGCAGAGTGGGTTGCTGCCGACCGACGCGGCCCTGGCGCTGCGCGGCCATGCGCAGGCCATGGGCAGCATCGCCGCGTCGCTGCAGCGCGCGGCCGGCCGCCACGGCGAGGCGGTGCAGGGCACGGTGCGGATCTCCGCCAGCGAGGTGATCGGCGCGGAAGTGTTGCCGCCGGTATTGGCCGGCTTGCGCCGCACGCATCCGCAGTTGCGACTGGAACTGGTGCTGAGCAACCGCGTGCAGGACCTGCTGCACCGCGAGGCCGATGTGGCGGTGCGCATGACCCGGCCGCAACAGGATCTGCTCATCGCCCGCCGCATCGGCGAGATCGCGCTGGGCCTGTATGCCGATCGCGACTACCTGGCACAGCACGGCACGCCGCAAGACCTGGAGGAACTCGCACAGCACGCGCTGGTGGGTTTCGATGCGGAGACGCCGTTCCTGCGTGCCGCGCGCGCGGCGCTGCCGCAGTGGCGGCGCGAGGCGTTCGCACTACGTGCCGACAGCGACCTGGCGCAGCTGGCCTTGATCCGCGCTGGCTGCGGTATCGGCTTCTTCCAGGCGGCCCTGGCCCGGCGCACGCCGAGCCTGCTGCCGGTACTGCCGCAGCAGGTGCACCTGGGCCTGGAGACCTGGATCACCATGCACCAGGACCTGCGCGGCAGCGCGGCCTGCAGCGCCGTGTTCGCGGCGCTGGCGGAAGCAATGACCGCGCACGTGGCCTGA
- a CDS encoding PD40 domain-containing protein, whose amino-acid sequence MRTPALPLALAASLLCAPSAFALSEFGIEGMGVVSTKADETRASVSPDGQRIVWASPDRAGAPGGGDLWQATLRDGRWVEPQPLPAPLNSPAADGDPFFSADGHWLYFASDRAGGQGGSDLYRAPLLANGRYGPPQNLGAAVNSRGDERAPILSLDGTRLLFASDGHGGAGGMDLFVARLQGQVFVQLQALDGINSADDETDAAWLGDGRALVFARARKPQGAQLLLAQCAGGHYVQAQPLALSFNGADGDTRGAVLDASKPSELLVVGSARAPKAGKRDVYRMKAPAASGSSDCAGAR is encoded by the coding sequence ATGCGGACCCCCGCCCTGCCGCTCGCGCTGGCCGCGAGTTTACTCTGCGCGCCGTCGGCGTTCGCGCTTTCCGAGTTCGGCATCGAGGGCATGGGTGTGGTCTCGACCAAGGCCGACGAGACCCGTGCCAGCGTTTCGCCCGACGGACAACGCATCGTCTGGGCCAGCCCCGACCGCGCCGGCGCGCCCGGCGGCGGCGACCTGTGGCAGGCCACGCTGCGCGACGGGCGCTGGGTCGAGCCGCAGCCGTTGCCGGCGCCACTGAACTCGCCCGCTGCCGATGGCGACCCGTTCTTCAGCGCCGACGGGCATTGGCTGTACTTCGCCTCCGACCGCGCCGGCGGCCAGGGCGGCAGCGACCTGTACCGCGCGCCGCTGCTGGCCAACGGCCGCTACGGCCCGCCGCAGAACCTGGGCGCGGCAGTGAACTCGCGCGGCGACGAGCGCGCCCCGATCCTGTCGCTGGACGGCACCCGGCTGCTGTTCGCCAGCGACGGCCACGGCGGTGCCGGCGGCATGGACCTGTTCGTGGCGCGGCTGCAAGGCCAGGTCTTCGTCCAACTGCAGGCGCTGGACGGCATCAACAGTGCCGACGACGAAACCGACGCCGCCTGGCTGGGCGACGGCCGCGCGCTGGTGTTCGCGCGGGCGCGCAAGCCGCAAGGCGCGCAGCTGTTGCTCGCGCAGTGCGCCGGCGGGCACTACGTGCAGGCACAGCCGCTGGCGCTGTCGTTCAACGGCGCCGACGGCGACACCCGCGGCGCGGTGCTGGACGCCTCCAAGCCGAGCGAACTGCTTGTGGTCGGCAGCGCGCGGGCGCCGAAGGCCGGCAAGCGCGACGTGTACCGGATGAAGGCGCCGGCTGCGAGCGGCAGCAGCGATTGTGCGGGTGCGCGCTGA
- the aroE gene encoding shikimate dehydrogenase, giving the protein MPTSRYAVFGHPVTHSLSPRIHADFAKQTGIALQYDAIDALPDGFAAALAAFAAEGGVGANVTLPLKEAAYALSVIHSERAQRAGAVNTLSFRDGQWHGDNTDGAGLVRDLTGRNGLDLRGRRALLIGAGGAARGVAPALLEAGVQQLLIVNRSPERADALVDALGEPARAISRYWEDLRELGDFELIVNATAAGRDDSAGFSLPLSLVNSMTLAVDLNYGEVAIPFLAWARAANCRDTVDGLGMLVEQAAESFERWHGVRPDTDPVYAALRARDAVLVSAD; this is encoded by the coding sequence ATGCCCACATCCCGCTATGCCGTGTTCGGCCATCCCGTCACCCATTCGCTGTCGCCGCGCATCCATGCCGACTTCGCCAAGCAGACCGGCATCGCCCTGCAGTACGACGCGATCGACGCCTTGCCGGACGGCTTCGCGGCGGCACTGGCGGCCTTTGCCGCGGAAGGCGGCGTGGGCGCCAACGTGACCCTGCCGTTGAAGGAAGCCGCGTATGCGCTGAGCGTGATCCACAGCGAGCGCGCGCAGCGCGCCGGGGCGGTCAACACGCTCAGCTTCCGCGACGGGCAGTGGCACGGCGACAACACCGACGGCGCCGGCCTGGTGCGCGACCTGACCGGGCGCAACGGCCTGGACCTGCGCGGCCGCCGCGCGCTGCTGATCGGTGCCGGCGGCGCCGCGCGCGGCGTGGCGCCGGCGCTGCTGGAGGCCGGCGTGCAGCAGCTGCTGATCGTCAACCGTTCGCCCGAGCGCGCTGATGCGCTGGTCGATGCGCTGGGCGAACCGGCGCGCGCCATTTCCCGCTACTGGGAAGACCTGCGCGAACTGGGCGACTTCGAACTGATCGTCAATGCCACCGCCGCCGGCCGCGACGACAGCGCGGGGTTCTCGCTGCCGCTGTCGCTGGTCAACAGCATGACCCTGGCGGTGGACCTGAACTATGGCGAGGTCGCGATCCCGTTCCTGGCCTGGGCGCGTGCGGCCAACTGCCGCGATACCGTGGACGGCCTGGGCATGCTGGTCGAACAGGCGGCCGAGAGCTTCGAGCGCTGGCATGGCGTGCGCCCGGACACCGACCCGGTCTACGCCGCGCTGCGCGCGCGCGACGCGGTGCTGGTCAGCGCCGACTGA
- a CDS encoding NAD-dependent epimerase/dehydratase family protein produces MATTSTALVLGATGGIGGELARQLRDAGWQVRALQRGLAAASETRDGIHWLRGDAMCREDVLQAARGCAAIVHAVNPPGYRRWAELVLPMIDNTIAAACAEGATIVLPGTVYNYGLDAYPAPDEDAAQAPATRKGAIRVELERRLQAATAHGARVIVVRAGDFFGPRVGNSWFAQGLVKPGQPIASVTLPGDPGVGHQWAYVPDVARTMLRLLQQRDALPAFARLHMDGHWDADGTQMAAAIARALQRHGMAPPQTRRFPWWLLTLAMPFWPLARELREMRPLWRHPLRMRNARLLQTLGEEPHTPLDEAVEATLIGLGCLPAATSMPLAQPASTS; encoded by the coding sequence ATGGCAACGACATCCACCGCCCTGGTCCTGGGGGCCACCGGCGGCATCGGCGGCGAACTGGCGCGCCAACTGCGCGACGCCGGCTGGCAGGTACGCGCCCTGCAGCGCGGACTCGCGGCCGCCAGCGAAACCCGCGACGGCATCCACTGGCTGCGCGGCGACGCGATGTGCCGCGAGGACGTGCTGCAGGCCGCGCGCGGCTGCGCGGCGATCGTGCATGCGGTCAATCCGCCGGGCTACCGGCGCTGGGCCGAGCTGGTGCTTCCGATGATCGACAACACGATCGCCGCGGCCTGCGCCGAAGGCGCGACCATCGTGCTGCCGGGCACGGTCTACAACTACGGCCTGGATGCCTACCCGGCGCCGGACGAAGACGCGGCGCAGGCCCCGGCCACACGCAAGGGCGCGATCCGGGTCGAGCTGGAGCGGCGCCTGCAGGCCGCGACCGCGCACGGTGCGCGGGTCATCGTGGTGCGCGCCGGCGACTTCTTCGGCCCGCGCGTGGGCAACAGCTGGTTCGCGCAGGGCCTGGTGAAACCAGGGCAGCCGATCGCCAGCGTGACGCTGCCGGGCGATCCTGGCGTCGGCCATCAATGGGCGTACGTACCGGACGTGGCGCGGACCATGCTGCGCCTGCTGCAGCAGCGCGATGCGCTGCCGGCGTTCGCGCGGCTGCACATGGACGGCCACTGGGACGCCGACGGCACGCAGATGGCGGCGGCGATCGCACGCGCACTGCAACGCCACGGCATGGCGCCGCCGCAGACCCGCCGCTTCCCGTGGTGGCTGCTGACCCTGGCCATGCCGTTCTGGCCGCTGGCGCGCGAACTGCGCGAGATGCGCCCGCTGTGGCGCCATCCGCTGCGCATGCGCAACGCGCGCCTGCTGCAAACGCTGGGCGAAGAACCGCACACGCCACTGGACGAGGCGGTGGAGGCGACGCTGATAGGGTTGGGTTGCCTGCCGGCGGCGACATCCATGCCGCTGGCGCAGCCAGCGTCCACGTCATAA
- a CDS encoding sulfite reductase flavoprotein subunit alpha, which produces MTKKLLFQLHWLFGISAGLVLSVMGLSGATLAFEDEIVRWANPPLAEVAARHAAGESPLPLAELARRLDLGGTHRTTRMLIDPTGTRPSNVRLTGRDGGRLYFDPYTGHTLPQPRLSGFFEFVEDLHRRLAAGERGKAVTGACAIALLFFCLSGLYLRWPRQWWSWRAWWVVEWKRQGRSFLWSLHSVIGTWCLAIYLSIALTGLYWSYDWYRQGLVAVLGGERAENEGGGRGGKPPAVDYARLQATLDALPDVRRAYLDLRLPGRPGQPLIARYLAADPVHSRAFDGLEIDPRSGRILRRLDYRQQPLGRQLLSSVFALHTGSFFGLAGRVVVMLASLCMSLFFVTGWLLYLDRRRKKRALHTARRDLASPAQDAAEPWLVGFASQSGFAERLAWQAAGQLQAAGMPVQVQSLAQLDAVQLRSARRALFVVSTFGDGEAPDPARAFEKKVLRQAQALPELGYALLALGDRQYARFCGFSRRLEQWLAAQGAQALFPAVEVDNADPQALAQWQRQLSAVTGVAEAAPALQAPPALEWRLAGRTLLNPGSAGAPVWRIDLALPAQAQWQAGDILEVQPCHAEDAVRAWLSTHGLAADTPLRAGGVSLPLQAALADRALAPPGDAHDLQAWFDALPQLPLREYSIASVPADGLLQLVVRLTRRDDGSAGLGSGWLCLHAPLGAAVQARVRANPGFRRHGDAPLLLIGNGTGIAGLRSLLREAEQAGVHGHWLLFGERNAAHDALFGTELQAWRDSGHLQRLDLAFSRDQPDKVYVQDRLRDAADEVRAWLARGATLHVCGSLDSMARGVDAALREILGEDALDELSAAGRYRRDVY; this is translated from the coding sequence GTGACCAAGAAGCTGTTGTTCCAGCTGCACTGGCTGTTCGGCATCAGTGCCGGGCTGGTGCTGTCGGTGATGGGCCTGAGCGGGGCCACGCTGGCGTTCGAGGACGAGATCGTGCGTTGGGCCAACCCGCCGCTGGCCGAGGTGGCCGCGCGCCATGCGGCCGGTGAGTCGCCGTTGCCGCTGGCCGAGCTGGCGCGGCGTCTGGACCTGGGCGGCACGCACCGCACCACGCGCATGCTGATCGACCCCACCGGCACGCGTCCGTCCAATGTGCGCCTGACCGGCCGCGACGGCGGACGCCTGTATTTCGATCCCTATACCGGCCACACGCTGCCGCAGCCGCGGCTGAGCGGCTTCTTCGAATTCGTCGAGGACCTGCATCGGCGCCTGGCCGCCGGCGAACGCGGCAAGGCGGTCACCGGCGCCTGTGCGATCGCGCTGCTGTTCTTCTGCCTGTCCGGGCTGTACCTGCGCTGGCCGCGGCAGTGGTGGAGCTGGCGCGCATGGTGGGTGGTGGAATGGAAGCGGCAGGGCCGCAGTTTCCTGTGGAGCCTGCATTCGGTGATCGGCACCTGGTGCCTGGCGATCTATCTGTCGATCGCGCTGACCGGGCTGTACTGGTCCTACGACTGGTACCGGCAGGGACTGGTGGCGGTGCTCGGCGGCGAGCGCGCGGAAAACGAGGGCGGCGGCCGCGGCGGCAAACCGCCGGCGGTGGACTATGCGCGGCTGCAGGCCACGCTCGATGCGCTGCCGGACGTGCGCCGCGCCTATCTGGACCTGCGCCTGCCCGGCCGCCCCGGGCAGCCGCTGATCGCGCGCTATCTGGCCGCCGATCCGGTGCACAGCCGGGCCTTCGACGGCCTGGAGATCGATCCGCGCAGCGGCCGCATCCTGCGCCGCCTGGACTATCGGCAGCAGCCGCTGGGGCGGCAGCTGTTGAGCAGCGTGTTCGCCCTGCACACCGGCAGCTTCTTCGGCCTGGCCGGGCGCGTGGTGGTGATGCTGGCCAGCCTGTGCATGTCCTTGTTCTTCGTCACCGGCTGGTTGTTGTACCTGGACCGGCGGCGCAAGAAGCGCGCGTTGCACACCGCGCGGCGCGATCTGGCCTCGCCCGCGCAGGACGCCGCCGAGCCGTGGCTGGTGGGCTTCGCCAGCCAGAGCGGATTCGCCGAACGCCTGGCCTGGCAGGCCGCCGGCCAGCTGCAGGCGGCCGGCATGCCGGTGCAGGTGCAGTCGCTGGCGCAACTGGATGCGGTGCAGTTGCGCAGCGCGCGGCGCGCGCTGTTCGTGGTCAGCACCTTCGGCGACGGCGAGGCGCCGGATCCGGCGCGCGCTTTCGAGAAGAAGGTGCTGCGCCAGGCGCAGGCCCTGCCCGAGCTCGGCTATGCGCTGCTGGCGCTGGGCGATCGCCAGTACGCGCGTTTCTGCGGGTTTTCGCGGCGGCTGGAGCAGTGGCTGGCCGCGCAGGGCGCGCAGGCGCTGTTCCCGGCGGTGGAGGTGGACAACGCCGATCCGCAGGCGCTGGCGCAATGGCAGCGGCAGCTGTCCGCGGTCACCGGCGTGGCGGAAGCGGCGCCGGCTCTGCAGGCGCCGCCGGCGCTGGAGTGGCGCCTGGCCGGACGCACCCTGCTCAACCCCGGCAGTGCCGGTGCGCCGGTGTGGCGCATCGATCTGGCGTTACCGGCACAGGCGCAGTGGCAGGCGGGCGACATCCTGGAAGTGCAGCCGTGTCATGCGGAGGATGCCGTGCGCGCCTGGCTGTCCACGCATGGCCTGGCAGCGGACACGCCGCTGCGCGCCGGTGGCGTGTCGCTGCCGTTGCAGGCGGCGCTGGCCGATCGCGCACTGGCGCCGCCCGGAGACGCGCACGATCTGCAGGCCTGGTTCGATGCGTTGCCGCAGTTGCCGCTGCGCGAATACTCGATCGCCTCGGTGCCGGCCGACGGCCTGCTGCAACTGGTGGTGCGCCTGACCCGGCGCGACGACGGCAGCGCCGGCCTGGGCTCGGGTTGGTTGTGCCTGCATGCGCCGCTCGGTGCCGCGGTGCAGGCGCGGGTGCGCGCCAACCCCGGTTTCCGCCGACACGGTGATGCGCCCTTGCTGCTGATCGGCAACGGCACCGGCATTGCCGGCCTGCGCAGCCTGCTGCGCGAAGCCGAGCAGGCCGGTGTGCATGGGCATTGGCTGCTGTTCGGCGAGCGCAATGCCGCGCACGACGCGCTGTTCGGCACGGAATTGCAGGCCTGGCGGGACAGCGGCCACCTGCAGCGGCTGGACCTGGCGTTCTCGCGCGACCAGCCGGACAAGGTCTACGTGCAGGATCGCCTGCGCGATGCGGCCGACGAAGTGCGCGCCTGGCTCGCCCGCGGCGCCACGCTGCACGTCTGCGGCAGCCTGGACAGCATGGCCCGCGGCGTGGATGCGGCCTTGCGCGAGATTCTGGGCGAGGACGCGTTGGATGAACTCAGCGCAGCCGGGCGTTATCGGCGCGATGTGTATTGA